The Thunnus albacares chromosome 13, fThuAlb1.1, whole genome shotgun sequence genome segment aatgataaaaaatagtgaaaattcCCAATTCCCAGTTTCTCAGAGGCCACAGtaatgtcttcagtttgcttggTTTGCCTGACTAAGAGcctaaaatgttaagatattcaatGTAACATCATATATGacaaggaaagacagaaaatcgTTAAATTTTAGGAGCTAAGATCATCAAAtctttggcttttttgcttgaaacaattaatcgattttCTGTTGActtatcattgcagctctaatgctATTGCTTGTGAAAATACTTTTCTCTGCCTTGCTTTCCTTTTCAGCAGACGTTAATCTTATTTTAACCATGACAATAACATTACACCAGCTTTAACTGTAACCTTGACATGAATTGTTGCAGTGTGTGGTTGTGGCCGGCCGTGGGCAGGTACGGTATGAATTTTTACACCTTTGGAAGAGGCAGGATGAGAGTAGAACAAAAAAGGCCTCAGATTGTGCTTCTCTAAAGATGAGTTGACTTTGTGGATCTCACACAGCCTTTCATCTGACCTTGGAGTCCAGGTCATCCTTCCACTTCAACACGGCGTCGAACGTGGAGGCTCTCGTCACGTCAAATACCACCAGTGCTCCCACCGCCTCCCGGTAGTAGACACGAGTCATGTTCCCATACCGCTCCTGCCCTGGGATGCACAGACAgtcatcagacacacacacacatatttacgTAAAGACACCTTTCAAGTCCGTAAAATTAAATCAACTCACAGCACGGCATGTTAGTGAGAAATataggggtgtgtgtgtgtatgtgtgtgtatttgtgtgtgtttacactacAGTAGCCGCCATCATGTGACTGTTATTATGAGCATGGGATCACTTGAGTCACAGCCAGGCACAAGATCTACATTCCTCGACCAGGCTTCAAATGACAGGGAGGGACCCAGACATccactggacacacacacattttcactggGAGCTCACTTCACTTACTAGAAAAATCTACATCTTATCAAGTCCTTTTTGAGTCACTGAGTCAttaaagtttgtaaaaaaaaaaaggtgtaattTTTCTGCCTTATTCTGACCATTTCTTGAAAATTCTTGAAATAAGTTGACTGCATTGGAAACAGGCTAATATAATCTTACTGTGCTGgaagaaaacaagacttttaAGAGCCAGATAAAGAGAAGAATTGATTGATAAGattatgtttttcagttttttttaaatggatttcACATAATCCTACTCTCCTAAAGCTGTTGCTCTCTAATTCATTTACAGCTTATTTCACAAAGTAGCTTTAACAACTCACAGCTCACAACAAAAGCTTTTTGTTTCCAAATAacgctaaaaaaaaatcacctgatGTACATAAAGCAGGATTTGTTTGACAGACCTGCTATGTCCCACAGCTGAAGCCGGACCACGGTGTCATTGTCCCACTGCAGCACCTTCAGGGCGAAGTCCACCCCGATGGTGGCTCTGTAGTGCTGGGAGAAGATCTGATGGACGTACCGCTTAATGATGGACGTTTTCCCGACTCCCAAGTCCCCGATGACCAGGACTTTGAACAAGAGCTCTTGCTGCATAGTTGCAGCTCTGTAGGAAAAAAATAACTCCTAAGTTGAACTGTAGAAAATTTAAGAGGGATGCTGGTGCGCAGGTTTCGCAGCAAAACTACAGTAAAGTCATTGAGAGTGGTTAACAGCTTTGGCTCTGGATGAAGACTGGAAAAAATAGCAGCATTTCCTTTCCTCCGgttcacaaacataaaattgTTGCAATATCATCGAGATTTGCGAAAGAAACGGTGAAGATCACTGCGGTCCACCCGTCTCATCACACATGACAGTCTGAGTCCGTTCACTTCACAGCGACTCTCAGCTGCTGTGAGCGACTTCAATACAACATTAACTACTGGTGATGCATTCAAGCGCCCCACGTAAACGTCGGCTTTACACTTTAGGCcggtggttctcaaactttttcacgtcaaggaccACTAGATTGACACAAATAGAtagatatatttatttgaccaaatttaaaacatacatgACAGACCGATCACAAAGACAGACTCCatataagattttaaaaaattgtcaaggattaaaatacacaaaaaagtCCTTGggcttatttccattgtgatCCTCTATTGGAGAACAAGATGGCAGATTGAATAAGAAAGTGTTAAGCAAGAATGACATTAGACTTAATAAAAACCTAAGCAGACAGTAAAACATCAAGCATTTGTACATCTACAAATTATTTAACATCCATTTCTTGAGATCTGATTTAAAACTCCTCTCGACTGGGTTTCACTTGAGTGAGATAGGCAGCTTGTTACACTGACATGAAgctgtatataaaaatgtatttttcccaAACAATGTCTTAAATCTCATGGGAATTATATTTGTTAGAGCACAGCAGTTATAGTTTTAcaactgctgtgtttttcttttttaaggtactgtatgtattttggactgtttaagttatattttatatttgtttttatttcatctcttaactatatattttgttgttttgttgtcagttgtatttctccttgttttgtaaaatatgtacTTATTTGCTTCCTGTTGCTGGATAACTTTTATAAATATCCAAATAAggtattgacaaaaaaaatgtaacactgTTGGTGgctaatatttaaaaagaaatcagaatAACCAAATTTTTTGAGCTAAAGGGAAGGACTGTAAGCAAACTTTAGAGAGTCATCTATCGTCTTACGTGTTGAAATAAATAATGTGAAGGATCAAGTGAAGTTACGTTCACGTGCGCTCACTTCgtataattactgtattttgttcCTACAGTCTATGAACGCAGCAGCCTGGAGGATTGCTGCTGCGCCGCTGTGCGCGCAGTTACGGTAATGGTGCTGATGAGGGCGAGGAGACGTGTGATACTGCTGTTGTGTCCTGCTGCCATTTCATCAGCGGATCCTCGCGGTTATATTCACAGTCCTGCTCTAATTAAGCAGCAGCCCTCATCATCTGTCGGCCAACACACTCAACAGGctggtttaatgtttaaaagcGGGCTAAATAGTGACGGTAGACAGGAGGCCTACGTAGATAATAGGATGCATGTTATCAGCGGGTAAAGCAACAACACAACCACTGCTGTCTGTGCAGTCTGCAGGATCATTTTTACATCGATATGGGGTTTTCTTTTTCCAGGTGCTGAGCTCTTAACTTCAAGGTGGGTcgtcatttatttaatttttattagattattGTCTTGAATGTTAatcattaaagtaaaaaatatttagGCTAAGTGGGGTGGGCCTCATCATTCAAACAATTTGCTCATTATTTATTGTAAAGTTTGTGGGATATTTCATTATGAATGTCACTGGAGGCCTTCTAGGAAGCTGTGGCTAATATCTAATAGACTATCAGCTAGCAGCTATCGCTTTATGGAGCTTATTTTTGGCTGTAGCTTCAAGGCCTCATTGTGTGTTATTGCTGTATAACAACCAGTCTACTATCCACATGGGGGCTGACTATACACCAATGTTTATTGAGTTGGAGAGGAGTGGCCtcaccctccctccttcccctcagATTAGATCACCCAACTGTAAATCACATGGATCTGCTGAGATGATTTGAGCCTATTATTCTCTCCTCATGATGGCAGCCCTGATCAAAGAGTTATCCATACGGTCGACTCAGGATTAAATGTATGTTTGCGTTTAATCTGACTATAAAATCATGAATCTATTTAAAGTGTTTCTGAACAGGGTgtcattttgttgttgcttttattgtttgtaaAAGCTTTAAAGTGTATTGAATCtaatctgttgtttgtttaatttattaattaattttttgttgcaattttcttttttaaaaaaagactgaattTGAATCTGTGACAAAATTCTTCATGTTAAGATTTAATAAGTTTAGACGTGTCTTTTTTGCTGTTTCATGTGTGGAAAAAATCCATAAATTACACATATGTAAATTCATATTTGTTCCATGTTTACACTGtgctttagagctgcaaccattaataataaatgataaatccattaattaattgacaaataTGCCAAAAATTTGGATTTAACTTcttaaatatgatgatttaatgcttttatttgtcatacatgatagtaaactgaatattttgttaGTTTGGAAAAAGACATAatctttgactctgggaaattggAACAGGCATTTTCACTATTGTGAATTATTATTCTGGCATTTTATGGATAAATTTATTTATCGACTAAttgatattattattgatttctAAAGAAAACTGCAGCCAAACGTCACATAGATTTCATATCAACAGAATTTGTGCCTGTTACTATGAAATATTCAGCCTCTCTTTTGTCAAGTCTGTTTTTAGTGGTTTTGTGTGACAGAGCTCACACATATAGTTTTCTTAAAAGTCTGAAAATGCACTGAAATGTATCAACAAACTTCTGCTTTTGAacaattttcatttcagttatCCCCTCAAAAGAAAAGATGTTTAATATCTAGTTGAAGAAGTCTAATTTGTAGTAATATGGATAAGTGAgttacttgattttttttccccccacagaTTTGATGCGACATGGAGACGATATGGCTTTATCAGTTTCGTCTGATCGTCATCGGAGACTCCACGGTCGGCAAGTCGTGCCTGATCCGGAGGTTCACTGAGGGCCGCTTCGCCCAGGTGTCAGACCCGACCGTTGGGGTGGACTTCTTCTCACGTCTGGTGGAGATCGAGCCAGGAAAAAGGATCAAACTTCAAATCTGGGACACTGCAGGACAAGAGAGATTCAGGTAAAAACAGAAGTCTTTTCTGGGCATTGTACTATTTAGCAAACGTTACtgaaacaggagtaaatagtgagtttgttagggactattttctgctgtggattaatacacattttgtgtttatctatctatccaGGTCTATCACCAGAGCCTACTACCGCAACTCAGTAGGCGGGCTCCTACTCTTTGACATCACAAACCGCCGTTCCTTCCTGAACGTCCACAACTGGCTGGAGGAGGCCCAGAGCCACGTCCAGCCGCACAGCATTGTCTTCCTGCTGGTTGGCCACAAGTATGACCTGGAGGCCCAGCGTCAGGTGACCCAACAAGAGGCAGAGAAGCTGGCGGGCGCCTACGGGATGCGCTATGTGGAGACATCTGCACGAGACGCCATCAACGTGGAGAAGGTGTGGATGTGATCTCtgtcaaagtatttttttcttcagacGAACGTGATCAGCTGTGAACtaaaaatgttacagtaatTGAGACAAATATTGAGCTTCAAGGttaattcttgaccttgaaaacagcACCTTGATCAACATGCTGTTTCTGAAGCTTTCAACCACAGATGAagttgctcagttgtcatggagatggtttaGTTGTTATCACATGTCTTAAGTCTGGAATTCATGCTTTTACAATTACTGTATTGTCACTTaacaacagtttaaaaatactAAACTTACTGTAATTTGTACTTTGATatatccacatacacacacacacgactgtgAATCATTTAAACTCAGTTTCTGCTGCCTCACAATCTGTCTCTTCCTCTGAAGGCGTTCGTGGATCTGACGAGGGACATCTTTGAGCTGGTTCGGAGTGGGGACATCAAGATCCAGGATGGCTGGGAAGGCGTCAAGAGCGGATTTGTTCCCAACACCGTCCATTCCTCTGAGGAGGTGACCAAGGGCAGCCGGCAATGCTACTGCTGATTTACGTGTGTGTGACAGGTGGTGATATTTCAGTGGACTCCATTTGGAGGAGATCTGACTGCGCTCAGTTTTTTGGGACTCATAATATTTCCCTGCTCAGTTACACACTTCTATGATATGTAAGACATTGTTTTATCTTTTCGGGTGCCTGTTTTTGGCTTTTGCCCAAACATTTTGCTCCTAACAGGCGCAGAAGCACAAGAAGCCCTCCTCCCTCACtgttctgtgtgcatgtgtgtgtgattgtaatAACCCAAAACACTCTTAGCAGCTTTTACACAACACTTCAGCTTTACCCCACTTTTCCTGATCTGTACAGTTATACTCCAGTAGCCGGTTACATCTCTAGTcagtgtatttatgtttatgtgtcgACATGACTGAGCCATGCCTCCTCCTTTTAATGCATAATACTCAGAATATACTGCATCCTTGTACAGACTCAATCCAATGAGAGTGACGAGACAGAAAGAGTCTTCAGTGATTGTACATGTGCACTACAAATCCAAGTGGCTTACTGTCATATGTAAAGGCTTCTGAAAGAGCGGAGAGGGGAGGATGATGAAATTGAACTCAAATTGAACCAAAGTTTGAGACACTGCAATCCGCTGACGACTGCTGGAGAAAGAGTTTGCACTGTGAAAATGTTCAATGGAAGGACGAGATACTGTAGCTGCATACTGATAGCCATTATGGGTAGATCATAGCAAGAAGTACCCAGTTCATGTTTACTTCTTTCTTATGTTGGTTTACTGGTGACAACAGTTAAGATGTGACCTTACAGCCTTTCAGAAACTGAACTgatatatgtaaatatgaagCCTGCTCTTAAAATATCACACAACACCTTCAGGTCATAATCTCTCCTCACACTTATGCCTAAACTCCATTTATACACGCAATCCATGTTTATAATCAGTGCACGCCtccatttaaattcaaattttccAAAGAAAgaagtgattgttttttttttatttttgatataatGTAAATAGCCTCAGCACCTGGAATCTCATCAGAAAGAGTAGAGTGAATGAATCAtggaaagtaaataaattataagAGATTTAAACTCCATAACAATTCAGCAGATTTCAATTCAGATTAGTGACATTTACACGGACTGATTCACGTAACAGTTTAGAGAGAATGGTGGCTGAGTTCATTTGTTTTAACTGCGCGGTGGAAGTGTCTCTTTTGAGTGCCTTTTGAAGGAAAGAAGCCTAAGCACACGCGgtcaacttcctgtttctaGTGTGTTTATCCTGTGATTATTAACATCTATCTGCTGTAAAGAGGCGGGAAAACACATCGATCTCACATTACACGActtgtaaataatttatttgaagCCAAACCCTGACAAAGTTGACTGTTCGATGTTGTGACTCTGGGATGATTATAGCACAAGTgtcatgaataataataataataataataaatgccTGGAAATATTAATAAAGATTTGCCTTGTGCAAATACTGGAGGTATATTGTCCCATTAAGCTGACATACAGTTGGGTAACAGGCTGTAATGAGTTATAAATAGTTATCAGATTGacacattactgtaaatgaccactagagggcagccTAAGTGTGTGGAGAAGGGAGGTGAGCGGGGAAAACTATTTCACTgcattgttttgtatttttaggtTTTAAAATCAAGGCCTTTTCCtaccaaaactattaaaaacattttaaaagtctaATCAAAAAACTATGGAGCTCCTAATGTCCCGAAAGGTGATAATTTTTTATCTAGTGGGtacaagttattatcttgttcccacaagataataacttgtaCCTACAAGATAGTAACTTGTTCCCTCAAGATGATAACTTGTTCTCATAAGATAATAACTTGTTCCCACATGATATTAACTTGTGCgctcaagataaaaaaaataccacctTTTGGGACTTTAGGGGCTCCGTCCAAGACAATAATTTGTTTGAATAATAACTTGTTCCCTCAAGATGATAACTTGTTCCTACAAGATAGTAATTTGTTCCCTCAAGATGATAATTTGTTCCCACAAGATAGTTACTTGTTCCCTCAAGATGATAACTTGTTCCCACATGATATTAACTTgtgcacacaagataaaaaaaataccacctTTTGGGACTTTAGGGGCTCCGTACAAGACAATAATTTGTTTGAACAATAACTTGTTCccacaagataataacttgttcCTACAAGATTGTAATTTGTTCCTACAAGATAGTTACTTGTTCCCTCAAGATGATAACTTGTTCCTACAAGATAGTAATTTGTTTGCACAGGATGAAAAAAATCCTTTTGGAACTTTAGGGGCTCCATAAAAAACACTCATATTGGTGATATGAATAAAGAAGGGATGCACATTCATATTGCAAAGAGATAAATGTAAGAATttcaatgtcaaaatgtcatttttctttaGGCCTGTTGCTGCTGGATATATGTCAGAGGTTAGTGAAACAGCTCAAGGCTAAACTCATAGTGTAGCTTACAGACAATATTGTTGAACATAGTTGAATGAGTCAGCAGTGACACATGGAAAAACCGGGAAAAGGTGGCTTCAACAGCTCATGCTGATAAAATGTCTTCTTTCAAAAATGAAAGGTGATCAAAAACAGGCTCTCTCAATCTGACATAAGcatgaatcattttatttaaaaaaaaaaaaacattgaaaatacaGCTCATTTTATACATGACAgccatatgtacagtatataaaacacaaaaagacaaaaatagatCATTGCTGTTCATGAGACAGCGTTCAGAGGGGTAATGatagtagttttttttctgaaaggcACAAGGGCTGGGTATGAAGAAGACTGTGTCACATCACATAAacttttaatgattaattaacCCTTCCTcaggaaagaaaggaaacactAATGCTCTGAGTGAAGAGTTTAAGGCCAAGTTGTCTTGACCCTCAGATTACAGTTTGATCCGTGACTGTAGCTTGCCGGACTCCTTTGCTTTACCAGCCCAGGTGCCTTTCTCAGGCAGAAGGATGGTTCTTTAGGCACCAGTTTATAGATTAACATCATCTAGAAAACACTGGCTGAATCCAAAATCTACCCTTACACCCCTTTTCCACAACCATTTGGGAGATATGTCAACTTCTGACATGTTTAACGGGAGAGCATTTTCTGGGCAAAGACAGTGAATTTATACAGAAATGCTTCAATATTGAATCCCCCAGGATCATTTTATCTGGAAAAAGGGGGCAATAGGCTTTCTAATTTAAAATTCAGCAGCATCAAGTGTCAAATGAAATGCCTTCAAGTGGAATTTACAGACCATCTCTTACCACAATTATACTTAAGGTCATATTTTAAAGAAAgtacatttgtataatttacATCATTATACAAATAAGACAGTTTTACACGAATACTGTACAATCTACAGTAAAGCACTTTActagaacaacaacaaaaaaaatgctattaACAATAAGTTATCATCTCGACTCCAGAGGTTTGGggtaaatgcattttaaaacaattacacAATTTAGAGACCAACTTTCAGTGGTCATTCTTTGTTTTGGAAAGTTTCCAAAAGCACGTTCATTTGGTCAGAAAGGGACGACGATTGAAATCATTTGTTGATGCAAGACATTtgcaaccaaaacaaacaaacacaaagatgtaaaagaaacaaggtagacaaaaaaaagatcagCAAACTAAAGACTGTACATGTAACGATTAAAATACACTAACCtctataaaaaaagatattaattAACTGACAATGATATGAAATGGCAAAAAAGAAAGCTATCCCAAACAATACtatacacatttaaatattaacagtTCTATTAGAAAGAGTAAATAAagtagtaaaaataaaataaagttggataaaataaaagtgatgGGCGCTCAACAGACAAAGCTGCCAAGA includes the following:
- the LOC122996219 gene encoding ras-related protein Rab-39B-like, whose translation is METIWLYQFRLIVIGDSTVGKSCLIRRFTEGRFAQVSDPTVGVDFFSRLVEIEPGKRIKLQIWDTAGQERFRSITRAYYRNSVGGLLLFDITNRRSFLNVHNWLEEAQSHVQPHSIVFLLVGHKYDLEAQRQVTQQEAEKLAGAYGMRYVETSARDAINVEKAFVDLTRDIFELVRSGDIKIQDGWEGVKSGFVPNTVHSSEEVTKGSRQCYC
- the rab38c gene encoding ras-related protein Rab-38, which codes for MQQELLFKVLVIGDLGVGKTSIIKRYVHQIFSQHYRATIGVDFALKVLQWDNDTVVRLQLWDIAGQERYGNMTRVYYREAVGALVVFDVTRASTFDAVLKWKDDLDSKVTLNHGRPVPAVLLANKSDQLASQQPKLDSFCRENGFVGWFETSAKENTNIEEATRCLVQHILSNEETPVIERDPGSLVLTGYTNTAKEHLNCSSCVKW